From Nitrospirota bacterium, a single genomic window includes:
- a CDS encoding tetratricopeptide repeat protein: MKFIHDLISPLHDIAGVIAGYLHIPWAAEYVHYFLAAILLLILFVIAKKILSVLLGVFLRPFQPLRRYFAEKSMNRAEEKVIKRRIKKALTEKDHKTAAQLYQSINAYEKAAVQYLEAEEYASAAEIHEKTGDLEKAALFFQKAGNNTRAAELFLKIQDDKNAALMYEKGRHYLKAAELYEKAGDFMKAAESYEACFIEQRNPVSMEASGSRYALMSGKLYEKAGQYDKAIRIFERARLFYDAAAAHELKGDFLRAGECYLHSGNPEKAAELFGRGGEFRRQHEILSNISYRKGQLQEAALFAEKAGDLLLAAEICMEAGSYLKAGELYAMAGSFNDAAEMYLRGNDFSKAAEAFEKAGNYIPAAEAYQKTGQIDRKVAELYAKGGEYLRAGKHFMQLELIDNALTVLQKIEPESPDYKTASVAIGRIFGQKGMAHLAIEKFNKAINNEPVNRSNLEPYYYLALYYEISGKTDDARTIYNKILAEDYQYMDVSQRVSRLSP; this comes from the coding sequence ATGAAATTTATTCATGATCTCATATCCCCGCTGCATGATATTGCAGGGGTAATCGCCGGCTATCTGCATATCCCGTGGGCAGCAGAGTATGTCCACTATTTTCTCGCAGCCATACTCCTTCTTATCCTGTTTGTTATTGCCAAAAAAATATTGTCGGTTCTTCTTGGCGTCTTTCTACGGCCGTTTCAACCTCTGAGAAGATACTTTGCCGAAAAGAGCATGAATCGAGCAGAAGAAAAAGTCATCAAAAGGAGGATAAAAAAGGCACTGACCGAAAAGGACCATAAAACAGCAGCCCAGCTTTATCAGTCGATCAATGCCTATGAAAAGGCGGCAGTTCAGTATCTTGAGGCAGAGGAGTATGCCTCTGCAGCCGAGATCCATGAAAAGACCGGAGACCTTGAAAAGGCAGCGCTATTTTTTCAAAAGGCCGGAAACAACACAAGGGCTGCCGAACTTTTTCTCAAGATTCAGGATGATAAAAATGCGGCACTCATGTATGAAAAGGGCAGGCATTACCTTAAAGCGGCTGAGCTCTATGAAAAAGCTGGTGACTTCATGAAGGCAGCCGAGTCTTATGAGGCCTGCTTTATCGAGCAGAGAAATCCTGTATCCATGGAAGCATCCGGAAGCAGATATGCGCTTATGAGCGGGAAACTGTATGAAAAAGCCGGTCAATATGACAAGGCGATCAGGATCTTTGAACGTGCGCGTCTCTTTTATGATGCCGCGGCTGCGCATGAGCTGAAGGGCGATTTCCTCCGGGCTGGAGAATGCTATCTGCACTCGGGCAATCCTGAAAAGGCAGCAGAATTATTTGGCAGAGGCGGGGAGTTCAGAAGACAACATGAGATCCTGTCAAACATATCTTATCGGAAAGGACAGCTGCAGGAGGCGGCGTTGTTTGCCGAAAAGGCAGGTGACCTTCTGCTGGCTGCAGAGATATGTATGGAGGCGGGCAGCTATTTGAAGGCCGGTGAGTTATACGCCATGGCCGGCTCCTTCAACGATGCGGCAGAGATGTACCTCAGGGGAAATGATTTTTCAAAGGCGGCCGAAGCCTTTGAAAAGGCGGGGAACTATATCCCTGCAGCGGAGGCATATCAGAAGACCGGACAAATCGACAGGAAGGTTGCAGAACTCTATGCAAAAGGCGGTGAATATCTGCGGGCAGGCAAGCACTTTATGCAGCTTGAACTTATTGATAATGCGCTGACAGTTCTTCAGAAGATAGAACCTGAATCCCCTGATTATAAAACCGCCTCTGTAGCTATCGGCAGGATATTTGGCCAGAAAGGCATGGCGCACCTTGCTATTGAGAAGTTCAATAAAGCGATCAACAATGAGCCGGTCAACAGGTCAAATCTCGAACCATACTACTATCTGGCGCTCTATTATGAAATTTCAGGCAAGACTGATGATGCCAGAACTATCTATAACAAGATCTTAGCCGAAGATTACCAATATATGGATGTCAGTCAGAGGGTTTCCCGACTCTCACCATGA
- a CDS encoding Ig-like domain-containing protein, which yields MKNKLLLPIFILLICMTVLLAGCGGGGTGSSAAPPGVNTGVPSVVKLLPVQFIAQTNSFITLKARVLDGNGNAVANYPVSFTNMSLTGILSAVTATTNSQGNAEVRLSSTTPGFATIVAQVTAGSGIVRDRKTVYFSTNDVLATSMSMEVNSVPGNSTYNEVSDFTLFESDADDTFEVLATIFDAGGVPVLGGWGVSWGTSHAEAVVVRAETETNVYGQAKAIFKVSPTSIRDTETHVNVTAFAGNGAANMVTLFLRPVVVSAAASSLTADPLTVAPGGTSDLTAIVMLNTGAKAPDGTTVNFSTTCGTVTPFGQTTDGVAASVFTAPVTEGTCTVTAKVEGVVIGTVPIRVTQALAVFPTSATIDGLAGGSRIFTITGGNPAYSVTASNPSVTLSAVAANGTFTATVAPGTAAGAVTVQVRDSAGATVTVTITITAGICTAAAPTITVVPGVAQNISAGGVLPASVTYNLTVHNNDSAACAAATFTLTKTSDTPAVPTADFATSVLSATIPAPCSLVPGGTCTATLTHTSTAGPLTATNTLATLVTASAAGHASGTLTLTTTIVP from the coding sequence ATGAAAAATAAATTATTATTGCCAATATTTATACTATTGATCTGCATGACAGTGCTCCTTGCCGGATGCGGCGGTGGAGGGACTGGCAGTTCAGCAGCACCTCCTGGCGTAAATACCGGTGTGCCTTCGGTAGTTAAGCTGCTCCCGGTTCAATTTATCGCCCAGACGAATTCCTTTATCACCTTAAAGGCCAGGGTGCTTGACGGCAACGGCAATGCTGTTGCTAATTATCCCGTGAGCTTTACGAACATGTCATTAACCGGAATCTTGAGTGCAGTAACCGCAACTACGAACAGCCAGGGTAATGCCGAGGTAAGACTCTCCTCGACTACCCCTGGGTTTGCCACGATCGTTGCACAGGTTACTGCCGGCTCAGGGATCGTAAGAGACCGGAAGACCGTTTACTTCTCTACAAACGATGTGCTTGCAACCAGCATGTCTATGGAAGTAAATAGCGTCCCCGGCAACAGCACATATAATGAAGTGTCCGATTTTACGCTGTTTGAATCAGATGCTGATGATACCTTTGAAGTATTGGCCACAATCTTTGATGCAGGAGGGGTTCCTGTTCTTGGGGGTTGGGGAGTTTCCTGGGGCACGAGCCATGCAGAAGCGGTAGTGGTCAGAGCTGAAACGGAAACGAATGTATATGGTCAGGCTAAGGCTATATTTAAGGTCTCCCCAACATCTATCCGGGACACAGAGACACACGTCAATGTCACTGCTTTTGCGGGTAATGGGGCTGCCAATATGGTGACCCTCTTCCTGCGGCCGGTTGTGGTTTCGGCTGCAGCTTCATCGCTTACGGCTGATCCTCTGACGGTAGCCCCGGGCGGCACATCTGATTTAACCGCTATTGTTATGCTCAATACCGGCGCAAAAGCGCCTGACGGCACAACAGTGAATTTCTCGACAACGTGCGGAACAGTAACGCCATTTGGACAGACAACTGACGGTGTGGCCGCGAGTGTATTTACCGCCCCTGTAACAGAGGGGACATGTACGGTGACTGCAAAGGTGGAGGGAGTCGTGATCGGCACTGTTCCTATCCGTGTGACGCAGGCCCTGGCAGTCTTCCCGACGTCTGCGACTATAGACGGCTTGGCTGGCGGCAGTCGAATCTTCACCATCACCGGTGGAAACCCGGCTTACAGCGTCACTGCAAGTAACCCGTCGGTGACCTTATCGGCAGTGGCGGCCAATGGGACCTTTACTGCTACCGTTGCTCCTGGAACGGCAGCCGGAGCGGTTACGGTACAGGTTCGGGATTCTGCAGGTGCAACAGTGACCGTAACGATTACGATTACTGCTGGAATCTGTACAGCAGCTGCGCCAACAATAACAGTTGTGCCCGGCGTAGCACAAAATATTTCAGCCGGGGGTGTTCTTCCTGCTTCCGTAACCTATAACCTTACGGTGCATAATAACGACAGTGCAGCATGCGCTGCTGCAACGTTTACTCTCACTAAGACATCGGATACCCCGGCGGTTCCTACTGCAGATTTTGCAACATCTGTACTCTCCGCAACGATCCCAGCTCCGTGCTCGTTGGTGCCTGGGGGAACGTGTACCGCTACGCTGACGCACACGTCTACAGCAGGGCCGCTTACAGCTACAAATACGCTGGCCACATTAGTGACAGCCTCCGCAGCGGGACATGCGAGTGGCACATTGACCTTAACGACAACGATCGTGCCATAG
- the pilQ gene encoding type IV pilus secretin PilQ, whose product MRKYTLLKPLITIFVLIALLGCANTQAVKQSSQTIEVPALTSLRVDENSLTIQSSKPFTYTLNKTNDPYRATIEIPDMSIGAFTDKIVSDNGMVTEVVPQQIDSPTRMTRLDIVLQSPSSLSPEYKDNTLILSIKKDDPMVFTEAKSIEADPKPLVRLVAVEVPAEKEASPAASRATEINSITIKKSADTVKVIISGNGTMIPNVFPVNERIVVDIPDTALRAALPSQTMSPLKGIRAGKHKDKLRIVLDLKEKTNFDVTAIGNSIEISLMNKEDAQPQRASTNAAKESAAGAAPVASEPAVVAKESAVSATTTDGAYSGKKISLDFQDADIIPIFRLLGDVSGYNIVVNPEVKGKITLKLINVPWDQALDIIMRTFHLSKIVDGNIIRVLPTTAVAKELDEIKNNKKAQSEAGDLVTKIFTVNYANVDKIKEAIDKAKVLSSRGSLSTDKDSSNIIVNDLELNLQKVEALLKDIDTEDLQARQVLIEARIVEVNTDYLHDLGVQWGAFASKATGNGTYGVGNQGLAGTAAPGNFLVNVPASSIAGQLGFGFINRAGTMALDVRLSAMEENKKGKILSNPRLLTMNNIEASIKQGRELQLPSTDKDGQPKLQTVPVDLTLKVTPKITPAGAIILDLSIVKKELLQLINAGGNVGADTTNTDIKTKVLVNNGETLVVGGVYKYSESHSDQGIPGLSKVPLLGQLFKNDNNSKNQFEIIVFVTPRVIESNVSLK is encoded by the coding sequence ATGAGAAAATATACACTCCTGAAACCATTAATAACTATTTTTGTCCTGATAGCGCTGCTGGGTTGCGCAAATACGCAGGCAGTCAAGCAGTCATCCCAGACAATCGAAGTTCCTGCCCTTACCTCACTCAGGGTTGATGAAAACAGTCTTACGATCCAGAGCAGCAAGCCATTCACCTATACGCTGAACAAGACAAACGATCCCTACAGAGCGACCATCGAAATTCCAGACATGAGCATTGGTGCATTTACGGACAAGATCGTTTCCGATAATGGCATGGTCACTGAAGTTGTGCCTCAGCAGATCGATTCGCCGACACGTATGACAAGGCTTGATATTGTTCTGCAGAGCCCTTCCTCCCTTAGCCCTGAATATAAAGACAACACGCTTATTCTTTCCATCAAAAAAGATGATCCTATGGTTTTTACCGAGGCCAAAAGCATTGAAGCAGATCCTAAGCCTTTGGTAAGACTTGTTGCGGTAGAGGTCCCGGCAGAAAAAGAAGCATCGCCTGCAGCATCCAGAGCTACCGAAATAAACAGCATAACCATAAAGAAATCAGCTGATACGGTAAAAGTAATCATCAGCGGCAATGGTACAATGATTCCGAATGTCTTCCCCGTGAATGAGCGTATTGTTGTTGATATCCCTGACACGGCGTTACGTGCTGCCTTACCGTCTCAAACTATGTCTCCTCTTAAAGGCATACGGGCGGGAAAGCACAAGGACAAACTGCGTATCGTGCTTGACCTGAAGGAAAAAACAAATTTCGATGTAACGGCAATCGGTAACTCAATTGAAATATCGCTTATGAACAAGGAAGATGCCCAGCCTCAGCGTGCATCGACTAACGCAGCCAAAGAATCGGCCGCTGGTGCGGCGCCTGTTGCATCGGAACCGGCAGTTGTTGCCAAAGAATCAGCGGTATCTGCCACTACAACCGATGGGGCCTATTCGGGCAAGAAGATTTCTCTTGATTTCCAGGATGCGGATATTATTCCCATATTCAGGCTACTGGGAGATGTAAGCGGATATAATATCGTTGTTAATCCCGAAGTGAAAGGAAAAATAACCCTAAAACTAATTAATGTGCCCTGGGATCAGGCTCTCGACATTATCATGAGGACGTTCCATCTGTCCAAAATTGTTGACGGCAATATCATCAGGGTTTTACCGACTACTGCGGTAGCGAAAGAGCTTGATGAAATAAAAAATAACAAAAAGGCCCAGTCTGAAGCCGGTGATCTTGTTACGAAGATCTTTACCGTGAACTACGCCAATGTGGATAAGATCAAGGAAGCTATTGACAAGGCTAAGGTGCTCAGTTCAAGGGGTAGTTTGAGTACTGACAAAGACAGTAGCAATATCATCGTTAACGATCTTGAACTGAACCTGCAGAAAGTAGAGGCCCTTCTGAAAGATATCGATACGGAAGATTTGCAGGCCAGACAGGTTTTAATTGAGGCGAGAATCGTTGAAGTCAATACGGACTATTTACACGACCTTGGTGTTCAGTGGGGAGCATTTGCATCGAAAGCTACTGGAAATGGAACATACGGTGTCGGCAACCAGGGCTTGGCCGGAACTGCAGCGCCTGGCAATTTCCTGGTTAATGTGCCTGCGTCATCTATAGCAGGACAGCTCGGGTTCGGATTTATCAATAGAGCAGGCACTATGGCACTCGACGTTCGTCTATCGGCCATGGAGGAGAATAAAAAAGGGAAGATATTGTCAAATCCAAGGCTCCTGACGATGAACAACATCGAAGCATCCATTAAGCAGGGGCGTGAGTTACAGCTGCCTTCCACGGATAAAGATGGACAGCCAAAATTACAAACAGTTCCGGTTGATCTCACGCTTAAAGTTACGCCAAAAATTACTCCGGCCGGCGCGATAATTCTTGATCTTTCAATTGTGAAAAAAGAATTGCTGCAATTAATCAATGCCGGCGGAAATGTCGGAGCAGATACCACCAATACGGACATTAAGACAAAAGTCCTTGTAAACAATGGTGAGACTCTTGTTGTCGGCGGGGTCTACAAATATAGTGAGTCGCATAGTGATCAAGGCATTCCGGGCCTGAGTAAAGTCCCGCTTCTTGGACAATTATTCAAGAATGATAATAATTCCAAGAATCAATTTGAAATTATTGTATTTGTTACGCCCAGAGTCATCGAGAGCAACGTCAGTCTAAAATAG
- a CDS encoding pilus assembly protein PilP: MMKTGKILLVFVLSTALFIVSGCGGKQPAAPKKPEAAKPVPAAPSQQAAVPTAEIKVEKEVYVYEPKDRRDPFTSLVEVKPTGTRQALKGASPVESFDVDEIKLIAIVWDRQQSYAMITLPDNKSFTIRKGMTLGIYGGKVREITPDSVIITEKVKDYKGQLKIKDTILKLRKEEE; encoded by the coding sequence ATGATGAAAACCGGGAAGATACTTCTTGTCTTTGTTCTTTCAACTGCTTTGTTCATAGTATCAGGCTGCGGTGGTAAACAGCCTGCGGCTCCAAAGAAACCTGAGGCAGCGAAGCCTGTGCCTGCGGCTCCATCTCAGCAGGCTGCAGTGCCGACTGCCGAAATCAAGGTCGAGAAAGAAGTGTATGTCTATGAACCCAAGGACCGGAGAGATCCATTTACCTCTCTCGTTGAAGTTAAACCGACCGGTACTCGCCAGGCCTTGAAGGGAGCTTCTCCCGTTGAATCCTTTGATGTTGACGAGATAAAACTGATTGCAATCGTATGGGACCGGCAGCAGTCTTATGCTATGATAACCCTGCCGGACAATAAATCATTTACGATTCGAAAAGGTATGACCTTGGGGATATATGGCGGTAAAGTTCGTGAAATTACTCCTGATTCAGTAATCATTACCGAAAAGGTCAAAGACTACAAAGGTCAGCTCAAAATCAAGGATACTATACTGAAACTCCGCAAGGAGGAGGAATAA
- the pilO gene encoding type 4a pilus biogenesis protein PilO, with protein MAIKLDIKTLPSYVKIIVAVLPSIIIALLVLFLVISPKLKQIKVLETQIDKQNNEIAASQAKAAKLDVLKTENERLVKRINELKEQLPDEKEISSLLKQVSDMGIAAGLEIKSWKPSPKKAHPSGIVHEIPVSVDVVGSYHNLGYFLSSLTKLNRIVNISNMKLGSPKKEKSGTSLQVSFTAATFSSVSDAEAAKAPAPAGAK; from the coding sequence ATGGCAATCAAACTTGATATAAAGACCTTGCCCTCTTATGTGAAAATAATCGTTGCGGTACTGCCGTCGATCATCATCGCGCTGCTGGTACTGTTTCTGGTGATTAGTCCTAAGCTGAAGCAGATCAAGGTTCTGGAAACACAGATCGACAAACAGAATAACGAAATCGCTGCCAGCCAGGCAAAAGCTGCCAAGCTTGACGTATTGAAGACAGAAAATGAAAGACTGGTAAAAAGGATCAATGAACTGAAAGAACAACTCCCTGATGAGAAAGAAATATCAAGCCTCTTAAAACAGGTTTCTGATATGGGAATTGCAGCCGGTCTTGAGATAAAATCGTGGAAACCGTCCCCAAAAAAGGCGCATCCGAGCGGCATTGTTCATGAAATACCGGTATCGGTTGATGTCGTCGGTTCATATCATAATCTTGGATATTTTCTCAGCAGTCTCACCAAACTGAACAGGATTGTCAATATTTCTAATATGAAACTCGGAAGCCCCAAGAAAGAAAAAAGCGGAACATCATTGCAGGTCTCATTTACTGCCGCAACCTTTTCTTCAGTTTCTGATGCGGAGGCAGCCAAGGCCCCGGCTCCGGCGGGTGCAAAATGA
- a CDS encoding PilN domain-containing protein encodes MIKVNLLSTKKKKKQKPVPAFLIYAVLLTLAVGAIFTYITYHFSSTVSAKEAKVKENEKTIAALKEKIKAVEDFEKLNKTFQQRKDIIEELGRNKSRPIKILDEISALLPAGVWLGNAEVKGLDVSLSCTAFTNTDVVNYVNNLKNSKLFTDVYLQESVQSKVATTTVYSFKLTFKVKA; translated from the coding sequence ATGATAAAAGTCAATTTACTCTCAACCAAAAAGAAGAAAAAGCAGAAGCCTGTCCCGGCTTTTCTGATTTATGCGGTTCTTCTTACCTTAGCCGTTGGAGCGATATTCACCTATATCACCTACCACTTCAGTTCCACGGTATCAGCCAAGGAGGCGAAGGTTAAGGAAAACGAAAAAACCATCGCTGCACTTAAAGAAAAAATAAAAGCGGTCGAAGACTTCGAAAAACTGAATAAAACGTTTCAACAGCGCAAGGATATTATTGAGGAGCTTGGAAGAAACAAATCCCGTCCGATCAAGATCCTTGATGAGATCAGCGCACTTTTGCCCGCTGGAGTTTGGCTGGGGAACGCGGAGGTTAAGGGGTTGGACGTATCGCTTTCCTGCACCGCGTTTACCAATACCGACGTTGTCAATTATGTCAATAACCTGAAGAACTCCAAGCTCTTTACGGATGTATATCTTCAGGAGTCGGTACAGTCAAAGGTAGCCACCACTACCGTATATTCATTCAAATTAACGTTCAAGGTGAAAGCATAA
- the pilM gene encoding type IV pilus assembly protein PilM, translating to MFFSGKGSIGLDIGSSYVKAVKLKESKGGYELELCHLHSLPPELIVDGSIIDSLRLVDSLKEMLKTAGIRAQNAAISISGHSSVIIKRISLPEMSEEELSESIKFEAEQYVPFDIEDVNLDFQIIGPKDEPGQMDVILVAVKKDIINEYIQVVKEAGLTPIVVDIDSFALENMYGINYEIEPGKNVALLNIGASTINMSILKGGISVFTRDSSLGSNLHTEALQREFNITYELAEKLKRGESVENVSPEDANAVIESASEEILSEISRSFDYYRSTTVHEDIAEVILSGGCGLIRNFSSMIAERSGIETKIAEPFRNIKIPKKFDVSYIEEIAPMMAVAVGLALRNQGDR from the coding sequence ATGTTTTTTAGCGGAAAAGGATCAATCGGGTTAGACATCGGCTCGAGCTATGTCAAAGCGGTGAAGCTCAAAGAGTCAAAAGGCGGGTATGAGCTTGAGCTTTGTCATCTCCATTCTCTGCCGCCTGAACTCATTGTTGACGGCTCAATTATCGACTCTCTGCGTCTTGTTGACTCTCTGAAGGAGATGCTCAAAACAGCAGGGATCAGGGCGCAGAACGCAGCCATCTCTATTTCGGGCCATTCCTCCGTTATTATCAAAAGAATATCTCTGCCTGAAATGTCAGAGGAAGAACTCTCTGAATCAATTAAGTTTGAGGCGGAGCAATATGTGCCTTTTGATATTGAAGACGTTAATCTTGATTTCCAGATCATAGGCCCTAAAGATGAACCGGGTCAGATGGACGTTATTCTTGTTGCCGTAAAAAAAGATATTATTAACGAATATATCCAGGTGGTCAAAGAAGCCGGTCTCACGCCAATCGTTGTTGATATCGATTCGTTCGCACTCGAGAATATGTACGGGATCAATTACGAGATTGAGCCCGGAAAAAATGTTGCCCTGCTCAATATCGGCGCAAGTACAATCAATATGAGTATTCTGAAGGGCGGCATATCAGTCTTTACCAGGGACAGTTCCCTTGGCAGCAATCTGCATACCGAGGCGCTGCAGAGAGAATTCAATATTACCTATGAACTCGCGGAAAAACTGAAACGGGGCGAGTCGGTTGAAAATGTATCACCGGAAGATGCAAACGCCGTAATTGAATCGGCGTCTGAAGAGATCCTCAGTGAGATCAGCCGCTCCTTTGATTACTACCGGAGCACAACCGTGCATGAGGATATCGCGGAAGTCATCCTAAGCGGGGGATGCGGCCTTATCAGGAATTTCTCCTCCATGATTGCCGAACGTTCGGGCATAGAGACAAAGATTGCAGAACCGTTCAGAAACATCAAGATCCCAAAAAAGTTTGATGTTTCTTATATTGAGGAAATAGCCCCTATGATGGCTGTAGCGGTCGGGCTTGCCCTCAGAAATCAGGGCGACAGATGA
- the truB gene encoding tRNA pseudouridine(55) synthase TruB, with protein sequence MNIIINLDKPKGITSQQAVTNVKRLLGVRKAGHTGTLDPMATGVLLVCLNEATKVSRFLLDKDKTYQARLKLGERTDTLDADGKVIEIKDVPTFTPEHIISVVNQFIGKIMQKPPMYSAIKLNGQPLYKLARKGMEVERAERPVEIYDINILLVELPYVEIAVSCSKGTYIRTLCDDIGLMLGTGAHITALKRTGIGFFTSDASVTFDMLQQGITDDSPCVSTIDHALTDLSEVILDESDCRKAKNGIPLSRDIVGGIRDNAYVRLKDSLGSLFGIGMTKNEKIIIERNLNL encoded by the coding sequence ATGAATATTATTATCAATCTCGACAAGCCAAAAGGAATAACCTCCCAGCAGGCAGTCACGAATGTGAAGAGACTGCTGGGAGTCAGAAAAGCCGGTCATACCGGCACCCTTGATCCTATGGCAACGGGAGTTCTTCTCGTCTGCCTGAACGAGGCTACGAAGGTAAGCCGCTTTCTTCTTGATAAAGACAAGACCTATCAAGCGAGGCTGAAATTAGGCGAAAGGACCGACACCCTTGATGCCGACGGTAAGGTTATTGAAATAAAGGATGTCCCGACATTTACACCAGAACATATTATCAGCGTTGTCAATCAATTCATCGGCAAAATAATGCAGAAACCTCCGATGTATTCTGCGATTAAACTCAACGGCCAGCCCCTTTATAAACTGGCCAGGAAAGGCATGGAAGTAGAAAGAGCAGAGCGGCCGGTTGAGATCTACGATATTAATATTCTGCTGGTAGAACTCCCCTATGTTGAGATAGCGGTCTCCTGTTCAAAAGGCACTTACATACGAACGCTCTGCGATGACATCGGTCTTATGCTGGGCACAGGAGCTCATATCACGGCGCTTAAAAGAACAGGTATCGGTTTCTTTACGAGTGATGCATCAGTGACTTTTGACATGCTGCAACAGGGGATAACCGACGACTCGCCATGCGTGTCAACTATTGACCATGCACTCACTGATTTGTCAGAGGTCATACTTGACGAATCAGACTGCAGGAAAGCGAAAAATGGCATACCTCTAAGCAGGGATATTGTCGGCGGAATCCGTGATAATGCCTATGTTAGACTGAAGGATTCCCTGGGTTCTCTGTTCGGGATTGGTATGACGAAAAATGAAAAAATTATCATTGAAAGAAACCTCAATTTGTAA
- a CDS encoding bifunctional oligoribonuclease/PAP phosphatase NrnA, whose product MKVPESLLTALRKEQAFLLATHINPDGDALGSCLALAEALEAHGKKVHIFDRDPVPEPYRFMPGHKKCKSSLGYQLRKNPLLILLDCNSPERAALEGYSFAKSVVIDHHETESPFGDIRWVEPTAAATGLMVFHLIKALNIGLTKSMATNLYTAIAVDTGTFRYSNTSSDVLRASAELIDAGAQPGVISEHLYERWNKNRFDLLNLCLGTLEIRDNVALIHVTRAMFRKTGTVEADTENFANVPRMIDSVAISALIRETEDGRWKVSMRSKGQANVAKIAALYGGGGHRNAAGFRARTDLTSLKKTLFTAGRNVQPKR is encoded by the coding sequence ATGAAAGTTCCTGAAAGCCTCCTGACTGCTCTCAGAAAAGAGCAGGCTTTTCTTCTTGCAACGCATATTAATCCTGACGGTGATGCATTGGGCTCCTGTCTTGCCCTTGCTGAAGCGCTTGAGGCGCATGGGAAAAAAGTCCATATCTTTGACCGGGATCCCGTACCTGAACCGTACCGGTTTATGCCAGGGCACAAGAAGTGTAAATCCTCGCTAGGGTATCAACTTAGAAAAAACCCTCTGCTTATTCTTTTAGATTGCAACAGTCCGGAACGGGCAGCGCTTGAGGGTTATTCATTCGCCAAATCTGTTGTCATTGACCACCACGAAACTGAATCGCCCTTCGGTGACATCCGATGGGTTGAACCAACTGCGGCCGCAACCGGACTGATGGTATTTCATCTGATAAAAGCCTTGAATATCGGGCTTACAAAATCTATGGCGACAAATCTGTACACGGCAATAGCGGTTGACACAGGAACCTTCAGATACAGTAACACCAGTTCTGACGTGCTCAGGGCAAGCGCTGAGCTTATCGATGCCGGTGCACAACCGGGCGTTATATCCGAGCATTTGTACGAGCGTTGGAATAAGAACCGGTTTGACCTGCTTAATCTTTGTCTTGGCACGCTTGAAATCAGGGACAACGTAGCCCTGATCCATGTCACCAGAGCTATGTTCAGGAAGACCGGGACTGTCGAAGCGGACACGGAGAATTTTGCTAATGTTCCGCGCATGATCGATTCTGTTGCCATCTCTGCGCTCATCAGGGAGACCGAGGATGGCCGCTGGAAAGTGAGCATGAGATCCAAGGGGCAGGCAAATGTTGCAAAAATCGCTGCGCTCTATGGCGGCGGGGGACACAGGAATGCTGCTGGCTTCAGGGCCAGGACAGATCTCACATCGCTGAAAAAGACCCTCTTTACGGCAGGCAGAAACGTCCAGCCGAAGAGATGA
- the rbfA gene encoding 30S ribosome-binding factor RbfA: protein MLPYKRSQRVGDLVREEVADIIMYRLKDPRIGFVTVTGADMSDDLKSARIFVSVLKPEDREQTLHVLNDAKPFIRAALGKRLKMKFIPTVEFRLDTSIEYGSKIDSLLRKIKTEDESS from the coding sequence ATGCTTCCCTATAAACGTTCGCAGAGGGTTGGCGACCTTGTCCGCGAGGAGGTTGCTGACATTATCATGTATCGGCTGAAGGACCCGAGAATCGGTTTTGTAACCGTAACCGGGGCAGATATGTCCGATGACCTTAAGTCGGCTCGTATTTTTGTGAGCGTACTGAAACCGGAAGACCGGGAACAGACTCTCCATGTCCTCAACGACGCCAAACCCTTTATCCGAGCGGCTCTCGGTAAACGGCTCAAAATGAAATTTATCCCGACGGTGGAGTTCAGACTCGACACGTCTATTGAATACGGCTCTAAAATAGACAGCCTCCTGAGAAAAATTAAGACAGAAGATGAAAGTTCCTGA